A window from Engraulis encrasicolus isolate BLACKSEA-1 chromosome 13, IST_EnEncr_1.0, whole genome shotgun sequence encodes these proteins:
- the LOC134461413 gene encoding indian hedgehog B protein-like — translation MRLQVLWGVLSVCALVLAFSPVSEGCGPGRGYGKRRPPKKLTPLNLKQFSPNVAEKTLGASGRYEGKITRNSERFKELTPNYNPDIIFKDEENTGADRLMTQRCKDKLNALAISVMNMWPGVNLRVTEGWDEDGHHSEDSLHYEGRAVDITTSDRDRNKYAMLARLAVEAGFDWVYYESKAHVHCSVKSEHSVAAKTGGCFPADALVTLEGGATRAMRDLRPGDRVLASSGSDGSGELVFSEVVTFLDRQPHAKKSFYTLRTTGGANLTLTAAHLLFVTDCSRPSALREAFASDVRPGQCVLTTTTSSSSTAAWHKPDRENEEEEEEQEDGESSPGRGRVVVLGERRQRRPPLLSPHRPHLTRVTWVEVREATGAFAPLTQHGTLVVDGVLASCYAVVDQQWLAHWALTPLRLLHGIVGQFRGMGVGMWTGTDTGSETDTGTGMHWYAWLLHWVGVLLLDPSHFHPWGMAADG, via the exons ATGCGTCTCCAGGTGCTTTGGGGGGTGTTGAGCGTCTGCGCCCTAGTTCTTGCTTTCTCACCTGTGTCGGAGGGCTGTGGACCAGGGAGGGGATATGGGAAGAGGCGTCCGCCGAAAAAACTCACACCCCTCAACCTGAAGCAGTTTAGTCCAAACGTGGCGGAGAAGACTCTGGGCGCAAGCGGCAGATACGAAGGGAAAATAACACGGAATTCTGAGCGATTTAAAGAACTGACTCCCAACTACAACCCCGACATCATCTTTAAAGATGAGGAGAATACGGGGGCGGATCGCTTGATGACACAG CGCTGCAAGGACAAGCTGAACGCACTGGCCATCTCAGTGATGAACATGTGGCCCGGCGTGAACCTGCGTGTCACCGAGGGCTGGGACGAGGACGGCCACCACTCCGAGGACTCGCTGCACTACGAGGGCCGCGCTGTCGACATCACCACCTCGGACCGCGACCGCAACAAGTACGCCATGTTGGCCCGGCTGGCCGTGGAGGCCGGCTTCGACTGGGTCTACTACGAGAGCAAGGCGCACGTACACTGCAGCGTCAAGTCCG AACACTCCGTGGCGGCGAAGACGGGCGGCTGTTTCCCGGCCGATGCCCTGGTGACCCTGGAGGGCGGTGCCACGCGGGCCATGCGCGACCTCCGGCCCGGCGACCGCGTGCTGGCGTCGTCGGGCAGCGACGGCAGCGGGGAGCTGGTCTTCAGCGAGGTCGTGACCTTCCTGGACCGGCAGCCGCACGCCAAGAAGAGCTTTTACACGCTGCGCACAACAGGGGGCGCCAACCTCACGCTCACCGCCGCGCACCTGCTCTTCGTCACCGACTGCTCGCGACCGAGCGCGCTCAGAGAGGCCTTTGCCAGCGATGTGCGGCCCGGACAGTGcgtcctcaccaccaccacctcctcctcctctaccgccGCTTGGCACAAGCCtgatagagagaatgaggaagaggaggaagaacaggaggatggggagagctcTCCTGGaagagggagggtggtggtgttgggtgaaaggaggcagaggaggcCGCCGTTGTTGAGTCCGCATAGGCCGCACCTGACGCGGGTGACGTGGGTGGAGGTGAGGGAGGCCACGGGTGCCTTCGCCCCCCTCACCCAGCACGGGACGCTGGTGGTGGACGGCGTGCTGGCGTCCTGCTACGCCGTGGTGGACCAGCAGTGGCTGGCACACTGGGCCCTCACCCCGCTCAGGCTGCTGCACGGCATCGTGGGACAGTTTCGTGGGATGGGCGTGGGCATGTGGACTGGCACGGACACGGGGAGCGAGacggacacaggcacaggcatgcaCTGGTACGCCTGGCTTCTGCACTGGGTGGGGGTCTTGCTGCTCGACCCCTCCCACTTCCACCCCTGGGGCATGGCTGCGGACGGATGA